In Kineococcus sp. NBC_00420, a single genomic region encodes these proteins:
- a CDS encoding MarR family winged helix-turn-helix transcriptional regulator, which produces MPVSNAARIWSLNHQVLTRVMNDCAPDIEALGLEAKEFFVLGEVDACRYPAELALRLVLPKPSVTVYLKNLEAKGFVQREIDPDDLRRHRLAVTPSGVDTLERALEVLSARFDGWLVRLDPSEQVELQRLLSKLLA; this is translated from the coding sequence ATGCCCGTCTCGAACGCCGCCCGGATCTGGTCCCTCAACCACCAGGTCCTCACGCGCGTCATGAACGACTGCGCACCCGACATCGAGGCGCTCGGGTTGGAGGCGAAGGAGTTCTTCGTGCTCGGCGAGGTCGACGCCTGCCGCTACCCCGCTGAGCTGGCGCTCAGGCTCGTCCTTCCCAAACCGAGCGTGACCGTCTATCTGAAGAACCTCGAAGCCAAGGGCTTCGTCCAACGGGAGATCGACCCCGACGACCTCCGGCGACACCGCCTCGCGGTCACGCCCTCCGGGGTCGACACCCTCGAGAGAGCGCTGGAAGTCCTTTCGGCACGGTTCGACGGGTGGCTCGTACGTCTCGACCCGAGCGAACAGGTGGAACTCCAGAGGCTGTTGTCGAAGCTGCTCGCCTGA
- a CDS encoding DUF3180 domain-containing protein, whose protein sequence is MRPSRPGLLVGLAVIAGVIAWSGLQIWIAGGHSEPDLMWRTTLTIGLLAVAVFGVGWPVRQWVNGEKSRRIDALRAARTAALAKAASVAGALLTGMFAGWFVHYLPTADIAARRSELLSAGADIVVSVLLLAAGLLVERWCRVPDDEDSDAATA, encoded by the coding sequence GTGAGGCCGTCGCGTCCGGGGCTGCTCGTCGGCCTCGCCGTCATCGCCGGGGTCATCGCCTGGTCCGGGCTGCAGATCTGGATCGCCGGCGGCCACAGCGAACCCGACCTGATGTGGCGCACGACCCTCACCATCGGTCTGCTCGCCGTGGCCGTGTTCGGGGTCGGCTGGCCCGTGCGGCAGTGGGTGAACGGGGAGAAGTCCCGCCGCATCGACGCCCTGCGCGCCGCCCGGACCGCGGCCCTGGCCAAGGCCGCCTCCGTCGCGGGGGCGCTGCTGACGGGGATGTTCGCGGGCTGGTTCGTGCACTACCTGCCCACCGCCGACATCGCGGCCCGCCGCTCCGAACTCCTGAGCGCCGGCGCGGACATCGTGGTCTCGGTGCTGCTGCTGGCCGCCGGCCTCCTCGTCGAACGCTGGTGCCGCGTCCCCGACGACGAGGACAGCGACGCCGCAACCGCCTGA
- a CDS encoding VanZ family protein, translating to MFRQVPVLPVVVPIAAAVFLALLWSLRRRHRLSVPRTVLAAALCVYVAGVTANTVFPVFLDKPTGDVPLSAFLNLVPVVGYEVSDAVQNVVIFIPVGVMVSLVLARPSWRRTLAAAIAVSLAIEVTQYVTAHTLAGGHVADVNDLLSNAVGGAVGIGLLSLLERSPAIGRALDRFRWR from the coding sequence GTGTTTCGCCAGGTACCCGTCCTCCCGGTGGTGGTCCCGATCGCGGCCGCGGTCTTCCTGGCCCTGCTGTGGTCGCTGCGGCGGCGTCACCGGCTCTCGGTCCCACGGACGGTCCTCGCGGCAGCGCTCTGCGTGTACGTCGCCGGCGTGACCGCGAACACGGTCTTCCCCGTCTTCCTGGACAAGCCCACCGGCGACGTCCCGCTCTCCGCGTTCCTGAACCTCGTACCGGTGGTGGGGTACGAGGTCTCCGACGCGGTGCAGAACGTCGTGATCTTCATCCCCGTCGGGGTGATGGTGTCCCTGGTGCTCGCCCGGCCGTCGTGGCGGCGGACGCTGGCCGCCGCGATCGCCGTCAGCCTGGCCATCGAGGTGACCCAGTACGTCACCGCTCACACGCTGGCCGGCGGGCACGTCGCCGACGTCAACGACCTGCTGTCCAACGCCGTCGGCGGCGCCGTCGGGATCGGTCTGCTGTCCCTGCTCGAACGGTCCCCCGCGATCGGTCGTGCGCTCGACCGCTTCCGCTGGCGCTGA
- the folP gene encoding dihydropteroate synthase: protein MSSLLVPGPTRVVGVLNVTPDSFSDGGHFLAHEVAVAQGTALHAVGAALVDVGGESTRPGAVRVEVAEELRRVLPVVRGLVDAGVPVSVDTMRAEVARAAVAAGAVVVNDVSGGLADPEMAATVAELGCVYVLSHWRGFSDVMTSRAVYDDVVAEVSAELRGRLDAVTAAGIAPERIVLDPGLGFAKVAEHDWALLAGLDQLAALGFPLLVGASRKRFLGALLTGPDGVVPPPAARDTATAAVTALAAARGIWGVRVHDVAPSVAAVRVARAWGAARTPVGAS, encoded by the coding sequence GTGAGCTCGCTGCTCGTTCCCGGACCGACCCGGGTCGTCGGGGTCCTCAACGTCACCCCCGACTCCTTCTCCGACGGCGGGCACTTCCTCGCCCACGAGGTCGCGGTCGCTCAGGGGACCGCCCTGCACGCGGTGGGCGCGGCGCTCGTCGACGTCGGCGGTGAGTCGACCCGGCCGGGCGCCGTGCGCGTCGAGGTGGCCGAGGAACTGCGCCGGGTGCTTCCCGTCGTCCGCGGGCTGGTCGACGCCGGGGTCCCGGTGAGCGTCGACACCATGCGCGCAGAGGTGGCCCGGGCCGCCGTCGCCGCGGGGGCGGTCGTCGTGAACGACGTCTCGGGCGGTCTGGCCGATCCGGAGATGGCGGCCACCGTCGCCGAGCTCGGCTGCGTCTACGTCCTCTCGCACTGGCGGGGCTTCTCCGACGTCATGACCTCGCGCGCCGTCTACGACGACGTCGTGGCCGAGGTCTCCGCCGAGCTGCGGGGACGACTCGACGCGGTGACCGCGGCGGGGATCGCACCGGAGCGGATCGTGCTCGACCCCGGGCTCGGGTTCGCCAAGGTCGCCGAGCACGACTGGGCCCTGCTCGCCGGGCTCGACCAGCTCGCCGCGCTGGGGTTCCCCCTGCTCGTGGGGGCCTCCCGCAAACGCTTCCTCGGTGCGCTGCTGACCGGCCCGGACGGGGTCGTCCCGCCGCCGGCGGCCCGCGACACCGCGACCGCCGCCGTCACCGCCCTCGCCGCGGCGCGAGGGATCTGGGGCGTGCGGGTGCACGACGTGGCCCCCTCGGTCGCGGCGGTCCGCGTCGCGCGGGCCTGGGGCGCCGCCCGGACCCCGGTGGGTGCGTCGTGA
- a CDS encoding class I SAM-dependent methyltransferase produces the protein MTGDLWGEDVARGYDEDSSWMFSPELLGATCDVLVDLAAGRRALEFAIGTGRVGVALAGRGVPVAGIEMSPAMAARLREKMVPGSAAAGIELVMGDMSSARVEGEFGLVYLVYNTITNLLEQDEQVECFRNAARHLAPGGYFLVEVGVPELQRLPPGETARPFHVGREHLGFDTFDLVEQRLTSHHYRFTEDGRVSRFESHHRYAWPAEYDLMARIAGLERFARWSGWDRAEFTAASTSHVSVWRKP, from the coding sequence GTGACCGGTGACCTGTGGGGCGAGGACGTCGCCCGCGGCTACGACGAGGACTCCTCGTGGATGTTCTCCCCCGAACTCCTCGGCGCGACCTGCGACGTGCTCGTCGACCTCGCCGCGGGTCGGCGCGCCCTGGAGTTCGCGATCGGCACCGGCCGGGTCGGGGTGGCGTTGGCCGGGCGCGGGGTTCCCGTCGCCGGGATCGAGATGTCGCCCGCGATGGCAGCGCGGTTGCGGGAGAAGATGGTTCCCGGTTCGGCGGCGGCGGGGATCGAACTCGTGATGGGCGACATGTCGAGCGCGCGGGTCGAGGGCGAGTTCGGCCTGGTCTACCTCGTGTACAACACGATCACCAACCTGCTGGAACAGGACGAACAGGTCGAGTGCTTCCGCAACGCCGCCCGCCACCTCGCACCCGGCGGGTACTTCCTCGTCGAGGTCGGGGTTCCCGAACTGCAGCGGCTCCCTCCGGGCGAGACCGCCCGCCCCTTCCACGTCGGGCGCGAACACCTGGGTTTCGACACCTTCGACCTCGTCGAGCAGCGGCTCACGTCCCACCACTACCGGTTCACCGAGGACGGCCGGGTGAGCCGGTTCGAGTCCCACCACCGCTACGCCTGGCCCGCCGAGTACGACCTGATGGCCCGGATCGCGGGGCTGGAACGGTTCGCGCGGTGGTCCGGGTGGGACCGCGCGGAGTTCACCGCCGCGAGCACGTCGCACGTGTCGGTGTGGCGCAAGCCGTAG
- a CDS encoding aminoglycoside adenylyltransferase domain-containing protein, whose protein sequence is MPSDAAHVPPDLQHALRVLVEGSAELLGDDFVGAYLHGSFALGDADEHSDADWLVVTRSPDVPVAELQEFHRRFHDRPGPWFRGTEGSHVPAASLRRPSEEPWWFVDHQDSAALELSPHCNTLVVRRVLREHGITLAGPPAADLVDPVDPDALRAESLARFPRFFDDLESWMDWRSIEWGQRTAVETLSRMLATVRTGRVLSKPAALRWARAELDDRWGPLLTDALEGRARGFDVHTAPDPELVAATRAFADHTASLARLERTAP, encoded by the coding sequence GTGCCGAGCGACGCAGCCCACGTCCCGCCCGACCTGCAGCACGCGTTGCGGGTCCTCGTCGAGGGCAGCGCGGAACTGCTCGGGGACGACTTCGTCGGTGCCTACCTGCACGGTTCGTTCGCCCTCGGCGACGCCGACGAGCACAGCGACGCGGACTGGCTGGTGGTCACCCGCTCCCCCGACGTGCCGGTGGCGGAGTTGCAGGAGTTCCACCGCCGCTTCCACGACCGACCCGGGCCCTGGTTTCGCGGGACCGAGGGTTCCCACGTCCCCGCCGCGTCGCTGCGCCGACCGTCGGAGGAACCCTGGTGGTTCGTGGACCACCAGGACAGCGCGGCGCTGGAACTCTCCCCGCACTGCAACACCCTCGTCGTGCGCCGGGTCCTGCGTGAGCACGGGATCACCCTGGCCGGTCCCCCGGCGGCCGACCTGGTCGACCCCGTCGACCCGGACGCGTTGCGGGCGGAGTCGCTCGCCCGGTTCCCCCGGTTCTTCGACGACCTGGAGTCGTGGATGGACTGGCGGAGCATCGAGTGGGGTCAGCGGACGGCGGTCGAGACCCTCTCCCGGATGCTCGCCACCGTCCGCACCGGCCGCGTCCTGTCCAAACCCGCCGCCCTGCGCTGGGCGCGGGCCGAGCTCGACGACCGGTGGGGGCCGCTGCTCACCGACGCCCTCGAGGGGCGGGCGCGGGGTTTCGACGTCCACACCGCCCCTGACCCGGAACTCGTCGCCGCCACCCGCGCCTTCGCCGACCACACCGCCTCGCTCGCCCGCCTGGAGAGGACCGCCCCGTGA
- a CDS encoding alpha/beta hydrolase, with the protein MSSTHDVTFPNETFDLAGQLHLPGGFDRSSTYPAIVISTPGSSVKEQIGANYGRALADRGYIALAFDPGFQGQSGGQPRDLEDPAARVDDIRFAVDHLTTLEHVDNRRIGALGICAGGGYAVGATMTDHRIKALGTVVPVNVGRAFRQADTSSKGSAVAMIQAVGDQRTASAAGEDVDRNVWIPDTEAQAAAFGITDVDTLEAVRFYRTPRGYHENSTNRRHHTSDAMMLGYDAFHLVEELLTQPLQVIVGGRLGTTFSYADGLALWEKAPNAKGFHVVDGAGHYEMYDEPNYVDEAVDTLDAFYAEFLTT; encoded by the coding sequence GTGTCATCGACCCACGACGTCACCTTCCCCAACGAGACCTTCGACCTCGCGGGCCAACTGCACCTGCCCGGAGGCTTCGACAGGAGCTCCACGTACCCGGCCATCGTCATCTCGACCCCTGGCAGCAGCGTGAAGGAGCAGATCGGTGCGAACTACGGTCGCGCCCTGGCCGACCGCGGCTACATCGCCCTCGCTTTCGACCCCGGCTTCCAGGGCCAGAGCGGAGGTCAGCCGCGCGACCTCGAGGACCCCGCTGCGCGTGTCGACGACATCCGCTTCGCCGTCGACCACCTGACCACCCTCGAGCACGTCGACAACCGCAGGATCGGCGCCCTCGGCATCTGCGCCGGCGGTGGCTACGCGGTCGGCGCCACGATGACCGATCACCGCATCAAGGCCCTGGGAACCGTCGTGCCGGTGAACGTCGGTCGCGCCTTCCGCCAGGCCGACACCTCGTCGAAGGGCTCCGCAGTCGCCATGATCCAGGCCGTGGGTGACCAGCGAACCGCCTCGGCCGCCGGCGAGGACGTCGATCGGAACGTGTGGATCCCTGACACCGAGGCGCAGGCAGCAGCGTTCGGCATCACCGACGTCGACACCCTGGAGGCGGTCCGCTTCTACCGCACCCCGCGCGGGTACCACGAGAACTCCACCAACCGCCGCCACCACACCAGCGACGCCATGATGCTCGGCTACGACGCCTTCCACCTCGTCGAGGAACTCCTCACCCAGCCGCTCCAGGTCATCGTCGGCGGTCGGCTCGGCACCACGTTCTCCTACGCCGACGGTCTCGCTCTCTGGGAGAAGGCGCCGAACGCGAAGGGTTTCCACGTCGTCGACGGAGCCGGCCACTACGAGATGTACGACGAGCCGAACTACGTCGACGAAGCGGTCGACACCCTCGACGCCTTCTACGCGGAGTTCCTCACGACCTAG
- a CDS encoding nucleotidyltransferase domain-containing protein: MDLSNPLRTIAPTVDADVLRALALTHRPLSGAVVARVAGRSYARTRSCLHRLVEHGLVSAEDAGSAVQYRLNRAHVLAGPVLAALNEPGAVEEWLVEQVQGWSPPPAAVVLFGSWARGEAGPASDLDLLLLREDAVDPDEGAWGEQVHHLGEGLEALTGNPVQFLQVSRSQLAEAVDQGQALIASLRVDGRVLLGPGLRELLGTGTRA, encoded by the coding sequence GTGGACCTGTCGAACCCGCTCCGGACGATCGCTCCCACGGTCGACGCGGACGTCCTGCGGGCCCTCGCCCTGACGCACCGCCCGCTGAGCGGCGCTGTCGTCGCCCGGGTGGCGGGCCGTTCCTACGCACGGACCCGGTCCTGCCTGCACCGCCTGGTCGAGCACGGTCTCGTGTCCGCGGAGGACGCCGGGTCGGCGGTCCAGTACCGGCTCAACCGGGCTCACGTCCTCGCGGGCCCCGTCCTGGCCGCGCTGAACGAGCCCGGCGCGGTCGAAGAGTGGCTGGTCGAGCAGGTGCAGGGGTGGAGCCCGCCGCCCGCTGCGGTCGTCCTCTTCGGGTCCTGGGCCCGCGGGGAGGCCGGGCCCGCGAGCGACCTGGACCTCCTGCTCCTGCGCGAGGACGCGGTCGATCCCGACGAGGGAGCTTGGGGTGAGCAGGTGCACCACCTGGGGGAGGGGCTCGAAGCCCTCACCGGCAACCCCGTGCAGTTCCTGCAGGTCAGCCGTTCGCAGCTGGCGGAGGCCGTGGACCAGGGGCAGGCCCTCATCGCGAGCCTGCGGGTCGACGGGCGTGTCCTGCTCGGGCCCGGCCTGCGAGAGCTGCTCGGCACCGGGACGCGCGCGTGA
- the folB gene encoding dihydroneopterin aldolase, giving the protein MTSLDAAGPVLDAQGRVLDRIVLRGLRAIGHHGVLDVERAQGQPFGLDVALHLDTREAAAGDDLSATVDYGVLAGELVTILTGEPVLLVETLAGRIATAALARSPRIAAVDVVVHKPQAPIPASFDDVELVVRRTRS; this is encoded by the coding sequence GTGACCTCGCTCGACGCCGCCGGGCCCGTGCTCGACGCCCAGGGCCGGGTGCTGGACCGGATCGTGCTGCGCGGGTTGCGCGCCATCGGCCACCACGGTGTCCTGGACGTCGAACGCGCCCAGGGGCAGCCCTTCGGTCTCGACGTCGCCCTGCACCTCGACACCCGCGAGGCCGCCGCCGGCGACGACCTGAGTGCCACCGTCGACTACGGCGTGCTGGCCGGGGAGCTCGTCACGATCCTCACCGGTGAACCCGTCCTGCTCGTCGAGACCCTCGCCGGGCGGATCGCCACCGCGGCGCTGGCCCGCTCACCACGGATCGCGGCCGTCGACGTCGTGGTCCACAAACCGCAGGCGCCGATCCCGGCCTCCTTCGACGACGTCGAACTCGTCGTCCGGCGGACCCGCTCGTGA
- the hpt gene encoding hypoxanthine phosphoribosyltransferase: MDAATAGTDLEHVLLTKEQVATRVTELAAELDRDYADKDVLLVGVLKGAVMVMADLSRAMNVPLSMDFMAVSSYGSGTKSSGVVRILKDLDTDISGRHVLVVEDIIDSGLTLSWLLANLSSRGPASVKVCALLRKPDAAKVEVDVAYVGYDIPNEFVVGYGLDFADKYRNLDCVATLAPHVYS, encoded by the coding sequence GTGGACGCCGCGACCGCCGGGACCGACCTCGAGCACGTGCTCCTGACCAAGGAGCAGGTGGCCACGAGGGTCACCGAGCTCGCCGCCGAACTCGACCGGGACTACGCCGACAAGGACGTCCTGCTCGTCGGCGTCCTCAAGGGCGCCGTCATGGTCATGGCCGACCTGTCGCGCGCCATGAACGTCCCGCTGTCGATGGACTTCATGGCCGTCAGCTCCTACGGCTCCGGCACCAAGAGCTCCGGCGTCGTGCGGATCCTCAAGGACCTCGACACCGACATCTCCGGCCGCCACGTCCTCGTCGTCGAGGACATCATCGACTCCGGTCTGACGTTGTCCTGGCTGCTGGCGAACCTGTCCTCGCGCGGCCCCGCCTCGGTGAAGGTGTGCGCCCTGCTGCGCAAGCCCGACGCCGCCAAGGTCGAGGTCGACGTCGCCTACGTGGGCTACGACATCCCCAACGAGTTCGTCGTCGGCTACGGCCTCGACTTCGCGGACAAGTACCGCAACCTCGACTGCGTCGCGACACTGGCGCCGCACGTCTACAGCTAG
- the ftsH gene encoding ATP-dependent zinc metalloprotease FtsH has translation MPNQLKRIVRGPWLWIVVAIAVVAIGASFFASSGTAEVSTTRAITLIDEGKVKSATLTDGSQRIDLKLKSGVTEQGASAVRSYYISQRGGDLIEALNTNPPTDGVTDEVPRTGILQSLLFTVGPIVLMLLLFWFLISQMQGGGSKVMQFGKSKAKMMSKDTPKTTFADVAGADEAVEELHEIKEFLQDSAKFLAVGAKIPKGVLLYGPPGTGKTLLARAVAGEAGVPFYSISGSDFVEMFVGVGASRVRDLFEQAKTNAPAIIFVDEIDAVGRHRGAGMGGGHDEREQTLNQLLVEMDGFDVKTNVILIAATNRPDILDPALLRPGRFDRQIAVEAPDMEGRHQILQVHGKGKPLSPDIDLLAVARRTPGFSGADLANVLNEAALLTARADAKVIDNSALDEAIDRVMAGPQKRTRRMNKKELRVTAYHEGGHALVAAAMANTDPVTKVTILPRGRALGYTMVLPTEDKYSTSRNEILDQLAYALGGRVAEELVFHDPTTGASNDIEKATGMARKMVTQYGMSERVGAIKLGSSGGEVFLGRDMGHERDYSEGVAGIVDEEVRRLIESAHDEAWEVLVEHRQVLDDLVVALLDKETLNQAELAEIFAPVVKRPQRPVWLSSERRHVSDIPPVASPGLNGHAGGFQTPVNGYQNGTHEQP, from the coding sequence ATGCCCAACCAACTCAAGCGCATCGTCCGCGGCCCGTGGCTGTGGATCGTCGTCGCGATCGCCGTGGTGGCCATCGGCGCCTCCTTCTTCGCGTCCAGCGGCACCGCCGAGGTCTCCACGACCCGCGCGATCACGCTGATCGACGAGGGCAAGGTCAAGAGCGCCACGCTCACCGACGGCAGCCAGCGCATCGACCTCAAGCTCAAGTCCGGGGTCACCGAGCAGGGCGCCAGCGCCGTTCGTTCGTACTACATCTCCCAGCGCGGTGGCGACCTCATCGAGGCGCTGAACACCAACCCGCCCACCGACGGGGTGACCGACGAGGTGCCCCGCACGGGCATCCTGCAGTCGCTGCTGTTCACGGTCGGGCCCATCGTCCTGATGCTGCTCCTCTTCTGGTTCCTCATCTCGCAGATGCAGGGTGGCGGCAGCAAGGTCATGCAGTTCGGCAAGTCCAAGGCCAAGATGATGTCCAAGGACACCCCGAAGACGACGTTCGCGGACGTCGCCGGGGCGGACGAGGCCGTCGAGGAACTGCACGAGATCAAGGAGTTCCTCCAGGACTCCGCCAAGTTCCTGGCCGTCGGCGCGAAGATCCCCAAGGGCGTCCTGCTCTACGGCCCGCCCGGGACCGGCAAGACGCTGCTCGCCCGCGCCGTCGCCGGTGAGGCCGGGGTGCCGTTCTACTCGATCTCCGGTTCGGACTTCGTCGAGATGTTCGTGGGTGTCGGCGCCAGCCGCGTCCGCGACCTCTTCGAGCAGGCCAAGACCAACGCGCCCGCGATCATCTTCGTGGACGAGATCGACGCCGTCGGCCGCCACCGCGGGGCCGGCATGGGCGGCGGGCACGACGAGCGCGAGCAGACGCTGAACCAGCTCCTCGTCGAGATGGACGGCTTCGACGTCAAGACGAACGTCATCCTCATCGCCGCGACGAACCGTCCCGACATCCTCGACCCGGCGCTGCTGCGCCCGGGCCGCTTCGACCGCCAGATCGCGGTGGAGGCCCCCGACATGGAGGGTCGTCACCAGATCCTGCAGGTCCACGGCAAGGGCAAGCCGCTGTCCCCGGACATCGACCTGCTGGCCGTCGCCCGCCGGACCCCGGGCTTCTCCGGGGCCGACCTGGCCAACGTCCTCAACGAGGCCGCGCTGCTCACGGCCCGCGCCGACGCGAAGGTCATCGACAACTCCGCGCTGGACGAGGCGATCGACCGCGTCATGGCCGGCCCGCAGAAGCGCACCCGCCGGATGAACAAGAAGGAACTGCGGGTCACCGCCTACCACGAGGGCGGGCACGCCCTGGTCGCCGCGGCCATGGCCAACACCGACCCGGTCACGAAGGTGACGATCCTGCCGCGCGGCCGGGCGCTGGGTTACACGATGGTCCTGCCGACCGAGGACAAGTACTCGACCTCGCGCAACGAGATCCTCGACCAGCTGGCCTACGCCCTCGGCGGCCGGGTCGCGGAGGAGCTCGTCTTCCACGACCCGACGACCGGGGCGAGCAACGACATCGAGAAGGCCACCGGCATGGCCCGCAAGATGGTCACCCAGTACGGCATGAGCGAGCGCGTCGGGGCGATCAAGCTCGGGTCCAGCGGCGGCGAGGTCTTCCTCGGTCGCGACATGGGCCACGAGCGCGACTACTCCGAGGGTGTCGCCGGGATCGTCGACGAGGAGGTCCGCCGCCTCATCGAGTCCGCGCACGACGAGGCGTGGGAGGTCCTGGTCGAGCACCGTCAGGTCCTCGACGACCTGGTCGTCGCGCTGCTGGACAAGGAGACGCTGAACCAGGCCGAGCTGGCCGAGATCTTCGCCCCCGTCGTGAAGCGTCCGCAGCGGCCGGTCTGGCTGTCCTCGGAACGCCGTCACGTGTCCGACATCCCGCCGGTCGCCTCGCCCGGTCTCAACGGCCACGCCGGTGGGTTCCAGACGCCGGTGAACGGTTACCAGAACGGGACGCACGAGCAGCCGTGA
- a CDS encoding glutaredoxin domain-containing protein: MEPVDDTRAAGGEASELVVYGAGWCPDVRRSRTLLEVEGVAHRYVDVEADAAATELVRRLQDGARRIPTIVWPDGSYLVEPSDDELRARLR; the protein is encoded by the coding sequence GTGGAACCCGTCGACGACACCCGTGCGGCCGGTGGTGAGGCGAGCGAGCTGGTGGTCTACGGCGCCGGGTGGTGCCCGGACGTGCGGCGCAGTCGGACGCTGCTGGAGGTGGAGGGCGTGGCCCACCGCTACGTGGACGTCGAGGCCGACGCGGCCGCGACGGAGCTGGTCCGGCGGTTGCAGGACGGGGCGCGGCGCATCCCGACCATCGTCTGGCCGGACGGCTCCTACCTGGTCGAGCCCAGCGACGACGAGCTGCGCGCCCGGTTGAGGTAG
- the folE gene encoding GTP cyclohydrolase I FolE: MSTGAPTPDAHAPGTYDGPRAEAAVREFLLAIGEDPDREGLRDTPARVARASLELFAGLHQDPAEVLATDFGLEHDELVLVKDIGVQSTCEHHLLPFHGVAHVGYIPGEHGRVTGLSKLARLVDVFARRPQLQERLTTQVADALVDKLHPRGVIVVVEAEHSCMTYRGVRKPGAKTITSAVRGSLRNAATRAEAMSLIVAGHR, from the coding sequence GTGAGCACGGGAGCGCCCACACCGGACGCTCACGCGCCGGGCACGTACGACGGCCCGCGCGCCGAGGCCGCGGTCCGGGAGTTCCTCCTCGCCATCGGGGAGGACCCGGACCGCGAGGGCCTGCGTGACACCCCCGCCCGTGTGGCCCGCGCCTCGCTCGAGCTCTTCGCGGGGCTGCACCAGGACCCGGCCGAGGTCCTCGCCACCGACTTCGGTCTCGAGCACGACGAACTGGTCCTGGTGAAGGACATCGGGGTCCAGTCCACCTGCGAGCACCACCTGCTCCCCTTCCACGGTGTGGCCCACGTCGGCTACATCCCGGGGGAGCACGGCCGGGTGACCGGGCTCTCGAAGCTGGCCCGGTTGGTGGACGTCTTCGCCCGCCGGCCGCAGCTGCAGGAACGCCTCACCACCCAGGTCGCCGACGCCCTCGTCGACAAGCTGCACCCGCGCGGGGTGATCGTCGTCGTCGAGGCCGAGCACTCCTGCATGACCTACCGCGGGGTCCGCAAACCGGGGGCCAAGACCATCACCTCGGCCGTGCGCGGTTCGCTGCGCAACGCGGCCACCCGGGCCGAGGCCATGAGCCTGATCGTGGCGGGGCACCGGTGA
- the folK gene encoding 2-amino-4-hydroxy-6-hydroxymethyldihydropteridine diphosphokinase, which translates to MNAVLSLGANTGHRAANLHAALEALSAVEGITVDAVSTFVESTPVGTVQDQPDFLNAVALVSTTLDPHALLRACHAVEAEVGLDRSTKVPDGPRPIDVDVVTCDGLVLIEDGLVLPHPRAHERTFVLGPWLELDPDAELPGPHGGRVETLLQAIS; encoded by the coding sequence GTGAACGCCGTCCTGTCGCTGGGCGCGAACACCGGTCACCGCGCGGCGAACCTGCACGCGGCCCTCGAGGCGCTGAGCGCGGTGGAGGGGATCACCGTCGACGCGGTGTCCACGTTCGTCGAGTCCACCCCGGTCGGGACCGTCCAGGACCAGCCCGACTTCCTCAACGCCGTCGCGCTGGTCAGCACGACCCTCGACCCGCACGCGCTGCTGCGCGCCTGCCACGCCGTCGAGGCGGAGGTCGGGCTGGACCGGAGCACGAAGGTCCCCGACGGTCCCCGTCCCATCGACGTCGACGTGGTGACCTGCGACGGTCTGGTCCTGATCGAGGACGGTCTCGTCCTGCCGCACCCCCGGGCCCACGAGCGCACCTTCGTCCTGGGACCGTGGCTCGAACTCGACCCCGACGCCGAACTCCCCGGCCCGCACGGCGGTCGCGTCGAGACCCTGCTGCAGGCGATCTCGTGA